In Panthera leo isolate Ple1 chromosome B3, P.leo_Ple1_pat1.1, whole genome shotgun sequence, a single genomic region encodes these proteins:
- the CDKL1 gene encoding cyclin-dependent kinase-like 1 isoform X2: MLVQAKRFQQLKHPNLVNLIEVFRRKRKLHLVFEYCDHTVLHELDRHQRGVPEHLVKSITWQTLQAVNFCHKHNCIHRDVKPENILITKHSVIKLCDFGFARLLTGPSDYYTDYVATRWYRSPELLVGDTQYGPPVDVWAVGCVFAELLSGVPLWPGKSDVDQLYLIRKTLGDLIPRHQQVFSTNQYFSGVKIPDPEDMEPLDLKFPNISSPALGLLKGCLHMNPAERMTCEQLLQHPYFDSLRETGDSAKERDRPIRKTLRQSRKHLPGLQYLPQLTSSSFLPALDNKKYYCNLKKLNSRFPNI, from the exons ATGTTAGTTCAGGCTAAACGTTTCCAG CAACTCAAGCATCCCAACCTGGTTAACCTTATCGAAGTCTTCAGAAGGAAGCGGAAGCTTCACCTGGTGTTTGAGTACTGTGACCACACCGTTCTCCATGAGTTGGACAGACACCAAAGAGG ggTACCAGAACATCTTGTGAAGAGTATAACTTGGCAGACATTGCAAGCTGTAAATTTTTGCCATAAACACAAC TGCATACATAGAGATGTGAAGCCAGAAAATATCCTCATCACAAAACATTCAGTGATtaagctttgtgactttggatttGCTCGGCTTTTGA CTGGACCAAGTGACTACTACACAGACTATGTGGCTACCAGGTGGTACCGCTCCCCGGAACTATTGGTGGGGGACACCCAGTACGGCCCCCCAGTAGACGTGTGGGCTGTTGGCTGTGTCTTTGCTGAGCTGCTGTCAGGGGTGCCTCTGTGGCCAGGGAAATCAGATGTGGATCAGCTCTATCTGATTAGGAAAACCTTGG GAGATCTCATTCCTAGACACCAGCAAGTATTTAGTACGAATCAGTACTTCAGCGGGGTGAAAATTCCAGACCCTGAGGATATG gaaccACTTGACTTAAAATTTCCAAACATCTCTTCTCCGGCCCTGGGGCTCTTAAAG GGCTGTCTCCACATGAATCCTGCTGAGAGAATGACATGTGAACAGCTGTTGCAGCACCCGTATTTTGACAGCCTCCGAGAAACAGGGGATTCAGCAAAAGAGCGTGACAGACCAATAAGGAAGACGCTGAGACAGAGCCGAAAGCACCTGCCTGGG CTGCAGTACCTACCCCAGCTGACTAGCAGCAGCTTTCTTCCAGCTTTGGATAATAAGAAGTACTACTGTAACTTGAAGAAACTCAACTCCcgttttccaaacatttaa